One segment of Belonocnema kinseyi isolate 2016_QV_RU_SX_M_011 chromosome 7, B_treatae_v1, whole genome shotgun sequence DNA contains the following:
- the LOC117177015 gene encoding protein MCM10 homolog, translating into MDNDSDSDVGDLLNDLLESNDDTGLGLDQKQKTALKELDFNFLEAETNSVKKSSPKKLLTSLVHDDNLDSSDDEEKRNAFEQNYSESGRNLKSLLKKIEIEKHNQSITIEVLRDSKNSLDINSTQTNNLSQSKSFSLSTLSQVKRTNTSSLLTTSNSSALSSVDVYSDPVFGLRIIKPLVSSSELQSLMLGKTPVKISKVKTHLATANLEGDWVIAGVLISKSPTMKSQKGNNYCIWKLSDLSFDMNVVTLFLFSDAYKKFWKTAAGTVLGVMNPNVLESKDEKDLATLSTDSAGKVLILGTSKDMGVCKSVTKAGNPCTAVVNRNKCEYCVYHVQKEYKQCSRRADLQSSGNGRSLGSPLNAKGFAPKKIQPAITQGQPHNFFGVPAKRNAKLDQKDRERLALLTGAKKIEKKEDNPEKEKQFVDTNLEGKSVEEKNPEKKKHMVELTSNQAKKDFDRLNKLKKLASKAESESQASREEFLSQNKSPGNLTNLASPRKEGFTLSKLQEMKDESAAPFSKTPGFTRSKLQEWSVKQGYGTSSQDKNSAPSIAKPFNLNGLSRSSKSSTSLSKSKSLEQSFGPIKNALDSPAFSSPSVPRLGNGVMSGSIDFSVPISKKQVDVAKLNALKFVRQKGGFSKSNVNKILESKEKKEQNLKRKRDPDDVEMDDKKLKEAKKLSEKFKQLMEATSAHVNLIEKSEEEEKEKYFGKLEIKEKMEEKMMTTFKIDCKAVTCSVCKYTAFSSSDMCKELRHPIRVINTVKRFFKCRDCGNRTVALDKMPKLSCNKCNSSNWLRAPMMDEKKAAIPGAGLSIRGGEEKFIGSYVQDANLNLLVPE; encoded by the coding sequence ATGGACAACGACAGTGATTCGGACGTAGGTGATTTGCTAAATGACCTCCTTGAAAGCAATGACGACACCGGACTTGGACTCGATCAAAAGCAAAAAACTGCTCTTAAAGAACTAGACTTCAATTTCCTCGAAGCTGAAACAAATTCGGTCAAAAAATCTTCGCCAAAAAAACTCCTCACAAGCTTAGTTCACGATGATAACCTGGATTCCTCCGACGATGAAGAAAAGCGAAACGCCTTTGAACAAAACTATTCCGAATCGGGCcgtaatttaaaatctttactgAAAAAAATCGAGATTGAGAAACATAATCAGTCTATCACCATAGAAGTTTTACGTGATAGTAAAAACTCTTTAGATATCAACAGTACGCAGACCAACAACTTATCTCAATCCAAAAGCTTTTCCCTATCAACATTATCTCAGGTAAAACGAACGAACACTTCTTCCCTCCTAACAACTTCAAATTCCTCAGCACTCTCTTCAGTTGACGTCTACAGCGACCCAGTTTTTGGTCTCCGAATAATAAAACCTCTGGTCTCCTCTTCCGAGCTTCAAAGTCTGATGCTGGGCAAAACTccggtaaaaatttcaaaagtgaaaaCCCACCTAGCCACTGCAAATCTCGAAGGCGACTGGGTAATTGCCGGAGTCTTGATTAGCAAATCCCCAACGATGAAATCGCAAAAAGGAAACAATTACTGCATCTGGAAGCTGAGCGATCTCTCCTTCGACATGAACGTCGTCACTCTTTTCCTCTTTAGCGATGCTtacaagaaattttggaaaaccGCTGCTGGTACAGTTCTCGGTGTCATGAATCCAAATGTTCTCGAGTCCAAGGACGAAAAAGATCTGGCGACTTTATCAACCGATTCCGCTGGGAAGGTCCTGATCCTCGGGACTTCAAAGGACATGGGAGTCTGTAAATCAGTCACCAAAGCTGGAAACCCCTGCACAGCGGTTGTAAATCGCAACAAGTGCGAATATTGTGTTTATCATGTCCAAAAGGAATATAAACAATGTTCCCGTCGAGCAGATCTTCAATCGAGTGGAAATGGAAGAAGTTTGGGATCACCTTTAAATGCGAAAGGCTTCGCTCCAAAGAAGATACAACCTGCGATTACTCAAGGCCAACCACATAATTTTTTTGGAGTCCCTGCTAAGAGAAATGcgaaacttgatcaaaaagatcgaGAGCGATTGGCTCTGCTCACTGGTGCGAAGAAGATTGAGAAAAAGGAAGACAATCCGGAAAAAGAAAAGCAATTTGTTGATACAAACTTGGAAGGTAAAAGTGTAGAAGAGAAAAATCCAGAGAAGAAAAAGCATATGGTGGAGTTGACGAGCAACCAGGCGAAGAAGGACTTTGATAGactcaataaattgaaaaaactggCTAGCAAAGCTGAAAGTGAGAGTCAGGCTTCCAGAGaggaatttttatcacaaaataaatCTCCAGGCAATTTGACGAATCTAGCTTCTCCGAGGAAGGAAGGATTTACTCTCAGCAAATTGCAAGAAATGAAGGATGAGAGTGCAGCTCCATTTTCCAAAACTCCAGGATTCACTAGAAGTAAATTACAAGAGTGGTCAGTGAAGCAGGGATATGGAACTTCTTCACAGGATAAGAATTCTGCACCCAGTATTGCAAAACCTTTCAATCTAAATGGTCTCTCAAGGTCTTCTAAGTCTTCCACGTCTCTCTCAAAGTCGAAATCTCTTGAACAATCTTTCGGTCCAATAAAAAATGCTCTTGATTCTCCTGCTTTCAGTTCTCCAAGTGTTCCTCGTCTAGGAAACGGAGTCATGTCTGGAAGCATCGACTTTTCGGTACCGATCAGCAAGAAACAAGTCGATGTTGCAAAGTTGAATGCTCTGAAATTTGTTCGACAGAAAGGAGGATTCAGCAAGTCGAATGTCAATAAAATCCTCGAGAGCAAAGAAAAGAAGGAACAGAATCTGAAACGAAAACGAGATCCAGATGATGTGGAGATGGATGATAAGAAACTGAAGGAAGCTAAGAAGCTTTCGGAAAAATTCAAGCAATTGATGGAAGCTACTTCTGCTCATGTGAATCTCATCGAAAAGTCGGAGGAAGaggagaaagaaaaatattttggaaaactgGAGATAAAGGAAAAAATGGAAGAGAAAATGATGACAACTTTCAAAATTGATTGCAAAGCAGTGACTTGTTCGGTTTGCAAATATACTGCTTTTTCGAGTTCGGACATGTGCAAAGAATTGAGACATCCAATAAGAGTTATTAATACTGTGAAGAGATTTTTCAAATGTCGAGATTGTGGAAATAGGACAGTGGCGCTGGATAAGATGCCTAAACTGAGTTGTAACAAATGTAATAGTTCGAATTGGCTGAGGGCTCCAATGATGGACGAGAAAAAGGCGGCCATTCCAGGCGCGGGTTTGTCTATTAGAGGAGGTGAAGAGAAATTTATTGGATCTTATGTGCAGGACGCTAATCTCAACCTTCTTGTGccagaataa